One Setaria viridis chromosome 3, Setaria_viridis_v4.0, whole genome shotgun sequence DNA window includes the following coding sequences:
- the LOC117850205 gene encoding probable GABA transporter 2, translating into MAGTRGTPFLLSPATAHVATPSSAVSDVEAAGAGAHHRAGKAPPPADAGAAFVLESKGTWWHAGFHLTTAIVGPTVLTLPYALRGMGWGLGLAALTAVFAVTFYAYFLVSRVLDHCEARGRRHIRFRELAADVLGSGWVFYLVVSVQTAINAGVTTGSILLAADCLQIMYSNLAPHGPLKLYHFIIIVAVVLAFLSQLPSFHSLRHINLGSLILSFGYTILVSAACIRAGVSSSAPAKDYSLSSSKSEKTFNAFLSISILASVFGNGILPEIQATLAPPAAGKMMKALVLCYAVIFFTFYFPAITGYWAFGNQVHSNVLQSLMPDEGPSLAPTWLLGLTVVLVLLQLLAIALVYSQVAYEIMEKNSADVARGRFSRRNLVPRVALRTAYVAACAFVAAMLPFFGDIVGVVGAVGFIPLDFVLPVVMYNMALAPPRRSPVYLANVAIMAVFTGVGVIGAVASVRKLVLDAHKFKLFSDNVVD; encoded by the exons ATGGCGGGCACCAGGGGCACGCCGTTCCTGCTCTCGCCCGCGACGGCGCACGTCGCCACGCCGTCCTCCGCGGTCTCCGACGTCGaggccgcgggcgccggcgcgcacCACCGGGCCGGCaaggcgccgccacccgccgacgccggcgccgccttcgTGCTCGAGTCAAAAG GGACGTGGTGGCACGCGGGGTTCCACCTGACGACGGCCATCGTGGGCCCGACGGTGCTCACGCTGCCGTACGCGCTCCGGGGCATGGGGTGGGGGCTCGGCCTCGCGGCGCTCACGGCCGTCTTCGCCGTCACCTTCTACGCCTACTTCCTCGTCTCCAGGGTGCTCGACCACTGCGaggcccgcggccgccgccacatCCGCTtccgcgagctcgccgccgacgtcctCG GATCTGGGTGGGTGTTCTACCTGGTGGTGAGCGTGCAAACCGCGATCAACGCCGGCGTTACCACCGGGAGCATTTTGCTTGCCGCCGACTGCCTACAG ATAATGTACTCAAATCTGGCACCTCACGGGCCCTTGAAGCTGTACCatttcatcatcatcgtcgccgTGGTGCTGGCCTTCCTCTCGCAGCTGCCGTCGTTCCACTCGCTGCGGCACATCAACCTCGGCTCGCTGATCCTCAGCTTCGGCTACACCATCCTTGTCTCAGCTGCCTGCATTCGAGCAG GTGTGTCGAGCAGTGCCCCAGCGAAGGATTACTCGTTGAGCTCGTCCAAGTCAGAGAAGACCTTCAACGCGTTCCTTTCTATCTCCATCCTCGCCTCCGTTTTCGGCAACGGCATTCTGCCGGAGATCCAG GCCACGCTggcaccgccggcggccgggaagATGATGAAGGCGCTGGTGCTGTGCTACGCGGTGATATTCTTCACGTTCTACTTCCCGGCCATCACCGGCTACTGGGCGTTCGGCAACCAGGTGCACTCCAACGTGCTGCAGAGCCTCATGCCCGACGAGGGCCCCTCCCTCGCCCCGACGTGGCTGCTCGGCCTcaccgtcgtcctcgtcctcctccagctcctagCCATCGCCCTG GTGTACTCGCAGGTGGCGTACGAGATCATGGAGAAGAACTCGGCGGACGTGGCGCGCGGGCGGTTCTCGCGGCGGAACCTGGTGCCCCGGGTGGCGCTGCGGACGGCGTACGTGGCGGCGTGCGCGTTCGTGGCGGCGATGCTGCCCTTCTTCGGCGACATCGTCGGCGTGGTGGGCGCCGTGGGGTTCATCCCGCTCGACTTCGTGCTCCCCGTCGTCATGTACAACATGGCGCTGGCGCCGCCCAGGCGCTCGCCCGTGTACCTGGCCAACGTGGCCATCATGGCCGTCTTCACCGGCGTCGGGGTCATCGGGGCGGTCGCGTCCGTGCGGAAGCTCGTGCTGGACGCCCACAAGTTCAAGCTCTTCAGCGACAACGTGGTGGACTGA
- the LOC140222348 gene encoding uncharacterized protein → MRSSSTCPFWRTTRRRHRISSRPSTIRKASSQSGVTMSGATGLLTVRRLMHGRASRRDFLDRRGNTPAWNQAGDGELLRPATEQSMAANPYLMLGKAGGGATPPPIKITVPEKTAPGVGRRGNAVMIGHSPGRPVAAEMTTTTKTTTSTQDRGGTSTPTIGGARERYAVTARAPPPRRSYAPPQGRRQDDAGALGLASLAPSQLQAIFAEQVATLKHYIQHQVIEAPPSTDISTLDARTHFWHAGADEYIRKACRLADRLGIEEAAPGEKAWSDPVPLPQVFTTLRTALLQEPATAAPTASSTVEEVSRALATLGVQAGQGCQPKQAAAQPGNSPGREAQQATPAPTAVEVHWALDALAIEAGQVCQPKQAAAQPGSSPRREAQHAMSGAPGQCEGPSPPEPEHLSYDLAHELNTEQAIVVHQMHPTPIHYHRRPRPAHNVTPERPNPNQSPPTAPLTKLPPQIDNLFATPPPPAIKQAPPQHARKGRTFDMTKVRRSARLAKKPALPAVERAQRNLCKKLGVGTNETMSIEQVLQDFINMFQGPLPDYIISAMTVLFDLDDEAADQTNEALLQMAGANVGELQEMEHEAA, encoded by the coding sequence ATGAGGTCTTCATCCACTTGCCCCTTCTGGAGGACTACTCGGCGGCGGCACAGGATCTCCAGCAGGCCATCGACAATCCGCAAAGCATCGTCCCAATCAGGCGTCACTATGAGTGGCGCTACGGGCTTGTTGACGGTGCGCCGGCTGATGCACGGTCGCGCTTCCCGGCGCGACTTCCTCGACCGCCGCGGGAACACCCCAGCGTGGAACCAAGCGGGGGACGGCGAGCTCCTGCGGCCGGCTACAGAGCAGAGCATGGCGGCCAACCCGTACCTGATGCTAGggaaggcgggcggcggcgcgacaccTCCACCCATCAAGATCACCGTACCAGAGAAGACCGCCCCAGGCGTCGGCCGGCGAGGCAACGCTGTGATGATCGGCCATTCACCTGGCCGTCCCGTCGCGGCGGAGATGACGACGACCACGAAGACGACTACGAGCACCCAGGACAGGGGCGGCACGTCGACTCCGACTATTGGGGGTGCGCGGGAACGGTACGCCGTGACCGCACGCGCTCCCCCCCCACGGCGCAGCTATGCGCCTCCGCAGGGACGGCGACAAGACGACGCCGGCGCACTGGGACTCGCCAGCCTAGCTCCATCCCAACTTCAAGCAATCTTCGCGGAGCAGGTGGCAACCTTGAAGCACTACATCCAGCACCAGGTAATTGAGGCACCTCCCTCGACTGACATCTCCACCTTGGATGCCAggacacacttttggcacgccggCGCCGATGAGTACATCCGCAAGGCGTGCCGGCTTGCCGACCGGCTAGGCATTGAGGAGGCGGCTCCGGGGGAGAAAGCCTGGTCCGATCCAGTCCCACTGCCGCAGGTCTTCACCACACTTCGCACGGCGCTGCTGCAGGaaccggcgacggcggcgccgacggcctcTTCGACAGTCGAAGAAGTTAGCCGGGCCCTTGCTACGCTGGGCGTTCAGGCCGGCCAGGGTTGCCAGCCTAAGCAGGCCGCGGCCCAGCCAGGAAATTCGCCTGGCAGGGAGGCCCAACAGGCGACGCCTGCTCCGACAGCTGTGGAGGTCCACTGGGCCCTTGATGCGCTGGCCATCGAGGCCGGGCAGGTTTGCCAGCCCAAACAGGCTGCGGCCCAGCCAGGCAGCTCGCCTAGAAGGGAGGCCCAACATGCGATGTCTGGCGCACCAGGCCAATGTGAGGGCCCATCTCCACCAGAGCCAGAGCACCTGAGCTACGACTTGGCCCATGAACTCAACACCGAGCAAGCCATTGTGGTCCATCAAATGCATCCAACACCGATCCATTACCATCGCAGACCAAGGCCGGCCCATAACGTAACACCAGAACGGCCCAACCCAAATCAATCGCCACCAACCGCGCCACTGACCAAGCTACCGCCACAAATTGACAACCTTTTTGCAACACCTCCGCCACCAGCCATAAAGCAAGCTCCACCGCAACACGCGCGAAAAGGTCGCACCTTCGACATGACTAAAGTTCGGCGGAGTGCACGCCTAGCTAAAAAACCAGCTCTGCCAGCAGTAGAGCGCGCACAGCGTAACCTTTGCAAGAAACTGGGTGTTGGCACTAATGAGACGATGTCAATTGAACAGGTTTTGCAGGACTTCATTAACATGTTTCAGGGGCCGCTGCCGGACTACATCATATCGGCCATGACCGTCCTCTTCGACCTCGACGACGAAGCGGCGGACCAAACAAACGAAGCACTTCTGCAGATGGCTGGCGCTAATGTGGGTGAGCTTCAGGAGATGGAACATGAGGCTGCATGA
- the LOC117849754 gene encoding uncharacterized protein: MASDPKEMKYRRRGRVPEPVQYGQCSDRSGALDWGALKQDPLELLRKLDEIRDQITRSCELTGQPPERHRMSRRTVSLRPSHAEPPPHAGRGPEYYRSRYAGRYRTSLLQPSPYDQLQRSVSDETYTRQSSGRFRQYPDGRRENYGFGQGSRHHSTCQCAQCLPVQRVVAPEENIPMARYFAGQQGSFRFDRSQPFSSELDRRSVASSLYSDPSMSKRRVEYFRKKAENFCRPLRGAAPFVVCSSCSHLLQMPQGKFTGCKKNQVQCGSCSEIINLKPKEAKVHPVIPQSSFPVPKSVRSSNHRDPKSSGWYQHQDDDNFNFYKLQAHDSHRQKEDFSDNMSPSSTGSYDRTDSERGSSRSIQLKSVPASRSRFSNDPKDILCQGDTGSPQGPILEDKQIDPFSSQRKDYSGGDQIRRKEYDINNKADYEANGGDESLGRKCTEKSKEGHRGVLGDECSNRRTHELKGKHGNVGSPEDRIVGNKYKQKTSNAVTSSLEDEGMSIKYERNGSFRVQSISKRYEKCNKKDDSNTLEVESITKRYEQENIKGDSGKLLHSDNINGDTPAKNNSLVNECTNSSSRVSSEAEVDEMQSSIGKNGDSSFFTGFLKKGFKDLSLFNQSADSAKVSINGHPISERALRKAEKKAGPVGPGSYWYDYRAGFWGVFGQECRGIIPPFIKEFNYPMPKNCAGGNTGVFVNGRELHQKDFDLLVGRGLPRISGKSYSVEISGTVVDDTTGMKLRGLGKLAPTIEKMKRGFGMHIPEETS; this comes from the exons ATGGCGAGCGACCCCAAGGAGATGAAGTACAGGAGGAGGGGCCGGGTTCCTGAGCCGGTCCAGTACGGGCAATGCAGCGACCGGAGTGGCGCCCTGGATTGGGGCGCGCTCAAGCAGGACCCTCTGGAGCTGCTCCGGAAGCTCGACGAGATACGGGACCAAATCACCCGTTCTTGCGAGCTCACGGGGCAGCCGCCGGAGCGCCACCGCATGAGCCGCCGCACGGTCTCGCTGCGCCCGTCGCATGCCGAACCGCCGCCGCACGCAGGCCGGGGCCCGGAGTACTACCGCTCGCGCTACGCCGGCCGGTACAGGACTAGCTTATTACAGCCGAGTCCGTACGACCAATTGCAGCGCTCCGTCTCTGACGAGACGTACACGAGGCAGTCGAGCGGTCGGTTCCGACAATACCCCGATGGTCGGCGGGAGAACTATGGCTTTGGTCAGGGGAGTCGCCATCACAGCACTTGCCAATGCGCGCAGTGCCTTCCGGTACAGCGGGTGGTGGCGCCCGAGGAGAACATTCCGATGGCCAGGTACTTCGCAGGGCAGCAGGGGTCCTTTCGTTTCGATAGGTCTCAACCATTCTCATCGGAGCTTGACCGGAGATCTGTGGCTTCATCTCTGTACTCGGACCCTTCCATGTCAAAGAGGAGGGTGGAGTATTTCAGGAAGAAAGCAGAGAATTTTTGTCGGCCATTGAGGGGTGCTGCACCTTTTGTTGTTTGCAGCTCCTGTTCCCATCTTCTGCAGATGCCTCAGGGGAAATTCACAGGCTGCAAGAAGAATCAGGTTCAGTGTGGTTCATGTTCAGAGATTATTAATCTCAAGCCTAAGGAAGCAAAAGTCCATCCGGTGATCCCCCAATCGTCTTTCCCAGTACCAAAAagtgtcagaagttccaatcACCGGGACCCCAAGAGTTCCGGGTGGTATCAACATCAGGATGATGACAATTTTAATTTCTATAAGTTGCAAGCACATGATAGCCACCGACAGAAGGAGGATTTTTCTGACAATATGTCACCATCTTCTACCGGGAGTTATGATAGAACAGACAGTGAGCGTGGGTCAAGCAGGAGCATTCAGTTAAAATCAGTGCCTGCAAGCAGGTCTAGATTCTCAAATGACCCGAAGGACATATTATGTCAAGGAGATACAGGCAGTCCACAAGGTCCAATTTTAGAGGACAAACAAATTGATCCATTCTCCAGTCAACGGAAAGATTATAGTGGTGGGGATCAAATCAGAAGAAAGGAATATGACATAAATAACAAAGCAGATTATGAAGCCAATGGTGGCGATGAAAGTCTTGGTAGGAAATGTACAGAGAAGAGTAAAGAAGGCCATAGGGGTGTGCTTGGAGATGAATGTAGTAACCGAAGAACACATGAACTAAAAGGTAAACATGGTAATGTTGGCAGTCCTGAAGACAGAATTGTGGGtaacaaatacaaacaaaagaCCAGTAATGCTGTTACCAGCAGCCTTGAAGATGAAGGTATGAGCATAAAGTACGAACGTAATGGTAGCTTCAGAGTTCAAAGCATTAGTAAGAGATATGAAAAATGCAACAAAAAGGATGACAGCAATACTCTTGAAGTTGAGAGCATAACTAAGAGATATGAACAAGAGAACATCAAGGGTGACTCTGGTAAACTGCTGCACTCAGATAATATAAATGGCGATACGCCAGCCAAGAATAACTCATTAGTTAATGAGTGCACAAACTCAAGTTCTCGTGTTTCATCTGAGGCCGAGGTAGATGAGATGCAGTCTTCCATTGGTAAGAATGGGGATTCATCCTTTTTTACTGGTTTCCTGAAGAAAGGTTTCAAGGACCTTTCTTTATTCAACCAGTCTGCAGACAGtgctaaggtttcaatcaatgGTCATCCAATCTCTGAACGAGCTCTCCGGAAAGCAGAGAAGAAAGCTGGTCCTGTTGGCCCTGGTTCATATTG GTACGACTACCGTGCTGGATTTTGGGGTGTCTTTGGTCAAGAATGTAGAGGCATTATCCCT CCATTTATTAAAGAATTCAACTATCCGATGCCCAAGAACTGTGCTGGTGGGAATACTGGAGTTTTTGTAAATGGCAGAGAGCTCCACCAGAAAGATTTTGATTTGCTTGTAGGGAGGGGGCTCCCTCGTATATCTGGAAAGTCATATTCTGTTGAGATATCAGGAACTGTGGTTGACGATACGACTGGCATGAAGTTACGTGGTCTTGGAAAGCTTGCTCCCAC AATTGAAAAAATGAAACGTGGCTTTGGCATGCACATCCCTGAAGAGACAAGTTAG
- the LOC117848435 gene encoding transcription factor FAMA, with translation MDKEQGSHHSHLDSFAPLDCAAPEDHPGGGAGMVDYMLGQAAPPSAQPPPQRQVSFDKLSFSDVLQFADFGPKLALNQPAASAGALEGVDNGADEDDDDDDGYFFRFQSLPSLPGAAPPRGGAGQHHADREGSKTTADDGGAHEGCGGGVSESTTLVQQADGGGRAEKAGDQGKSGRRKRPRTVKTSEEVESQRMTHIAVERNRRRQMNEYLRILRSLMPGSYVQRGDQASIIGGAIEFIRELEQLIQCLESQKRRRLYGGSGEAPRPVVDAAGAGAPTPAQQHHQPQVPPPPPPPAFFPPSLPFPVASGGGDGGAAKILDLEAGGADAGGGLREEVAENKSCLADIEVRALGADAMIKILSRRRPGQLIKTIAALEDMQMSILHTNITTIEQTVLYSFNVKILGEARYSAEDIAGAVHQILSFIDVNYAL, from the exons ATGGACAAAGAG CAAGGGAGTCATCACAGTCACCTGGACAGCTTTGCGCCGCTGGACTGTGCGGCTCCGGAGGATCAtcccggcggtggcgccgggatGGTCGACTACATGCTGGGCCAGGCGGCGCCGCCTTCtgctcagccgccgccgcagagacAGGTGTCCTTCGACAAGCTCAGCTTCTCCGACGTGCTGCAGTTCGCCGACTTCGGCCCCAAGCTCGCTCTCAACCAGCCCGCCGCGTCCGCGGGCGCCCTCGAGGGCGTCGACAACGGCGCtgatgaagacgacgacgacgacgatggctaCTTCTTCAGGTTCCAGTCCCTGCCGTCCCTCCCCGGCGCCGCTCCTccacgcggcggcgcgggccagcATCACGCGGACCGTGAGGGTAGCAAGACGACGGCCGACGACGGGGGCGCGCACgaaggctgcggcggcggcgtctcagAGAGCACGACGCTGGTGCAGCAGGCCGACGGTGGCgggcgcgcggagaaggccggGGACCAGGGGAAGAGCGGCCGGCGGAAGCGGCCCCGGACGGTGAAGACGAGCGAGGAGGTGGAGAGCCAGCGGATGACGCACATCGCCGTCGAGCGCAACCGCCGGCGCCAGATGAACGAGTACCTCAGGATCCTCAGGTCACTCATGCCGGGATCCTACGTCCAGAGG GGAGACCAAGCATCCATCATAGGAGGCGCCATCGAGTTCATCAGGGAGCTAGAGCAGCTGATCCAGTGCCTGGAGTCGCAGAAGCGGCGGCGCCTGTACGGCGGGTCCGGCGAAGCGCCACGGCCGGTGGTGGACGCAGCGGGAGCCGGCGCGCCAACGCCCGCTcagcagcaccaccagccacaggtgccgccgccgccgccgccgccggcgttctTCCCTCCGAGCCTCCCTTTCCCAgtggcgtccggcggcggcgatggcggcgccgccAAGATACTGGACCTGGAAGCCGgaggcgccgacgccggcggcgggctccgGGAGGAGGTGGCCGAGAACAAGTCGTGCCTGGCGGACATCGAGGTGCGCGCGCTGGGCGCGGACGCCATGATCAAGATCCTGTCCCGGCGCCGGCCCGGGCAGCTGATCAAGACCATCGCCGCGCTGGAGGACATGCAGATGTCCATCCTGCACACCAACATCACCACCATCGAGCAGACCGTTCTCTACTCCTTCAACGTCAAG ATCCTCGGCGAGGCAAGATACTCGGCGGAGGacatcgccggcgccgtccaccAGATCCTCAGCTTCATCGACGTCAACTACGCCCTTTGA